The Microbacterium sp. LWH7-1.2 genome window below encodes:
- a CDS encoding ABC transporter ATP-binding protein, translating to MSGIDAGGGAASAPILTVRNLRCTIGGQQVVEDVSFDVPATGITAVLGRNGVGKTSSLRGILGLISRRGEVTLAGERIDGLPTHRIVRRGVGYVPEDREVFSKLTVAENLALAERQRNPRHEFVAQLFPDLVARRDQQAGTLSGGQQQMVSVARALLNDNRLLLVDEPTKGLAPKIVTEVADALQEASKSVPILLVEQNLEVVRRLADDAVVIAGGRVAHAGKARDILDDEDLTRRLLGVHVEHAA from the coding sequence ATGAGCGGCATCGATGCCGGGGGCGGCGCCGCCAGCGCCCCCATTCTCACCGTTCGGAACCTTCGCTGCACCATCGGGGGTCAGCAGGTCGTGGAGGACGTCTCGTTCGATGTGCCCGCCACCGGCATCACGGCGGTGCTCGGCCGCAACGGCGTCGGCAAGACCTCGTCGCTCCGCGGCATCCTCGGGCTCATCTCGCGTCGCGGCGAGGTGACGCTCGCCGGCGAGCGCATCGACGGTCTGCCGACGCACCGCATCGTGCGACGCGGCGTCGGGTACGTCCCTGAGGACCGCGAGGTCTTCTCGAAGCTCACCGTCGCCGAGAACCTTGCGCTCGCGGAGCGGCAGCGCAACCCGCGACACGAGTTCGTGGCGCAGCTCTTCCCCGACCTCGTCGCCCGTCGCGACCAGCAGGCCGGCACGCTCTCCGGCGGCCAGCAGCAGATGGTGTCGGTCGCGCGGGCGCTGCTCAACGACAACCGGCTGCTGCTCGTCGACGAGCCCACCAAGGGCCTCGCCCCGAAGATCGTCACCGAGGTCGCCGACGCCCTCCAGGAGGCGTCGAAGTCCGTTCCGATCCTCCTCGTCGAGCAGAATCTCGAGGTCGTGCGCCGCCTGGCCGACGACGCCGTGGTCATCGCCGGCGGACGCGTCGCGCACGCCGGCAAGGCGCGCGACATCCTCGACGACGAGGACCTCACCCGCCGCCTCCTCGGCGTCCACGTGGAGCACGCTGCATGA
- a CDS encoding branched-chain amino acid ABC transporter permease: MSTLVLTLITGVGLGALYFLVASGLSLIYGLMHVLNFAHGAFLTLSAFMGFMVAQALGTESWGSFLLSVLVGAGVGAVFATLTELVLIRPLYERHIEQVLVTVGLSFAAVALFEGIWGTDPIHIGGPPWLTQTTDVLGARIPNTYWVLMIAAVLVLAALVLFLQKTRYGMIIRAGVENRSMVTALGIDVRRSFTLVFAIGGAAAGIGGVLAMHYSTFVSAHLGQTLLIFAFIVTVVGGLGSLTGAAVASVLVAVLQQFANFYLGGTGDFIVVILLALVLLVRPTGLLGRKA, translated from the coding sequence ATGAGCACCCTCGTCCTCACCCTCATCACCGGCGTCGGCCTCGGCGCCCTCTACTTCCTCGTCGCCAGCGGGCTGAGCCTCATCTACGGACTCATGCACGTGCTCAACTTCGCGCACGGCGCGTTCCTCACCTTGAGCGCGTTCATGGGCTTCATGGTCGCCCAGGCGCTCGGCACCGAATCCTGGGGATCGTTCCTGCTGTCCGTCCTCGTCGGCGCGGGCGTGGGGGCCGTGTTCGCGACGCTCACCGAGCTCGTGCTCATCCGCCCGCTGTACGAGCGGCACATCGAGCAGGTGCTGGTGACGGTCGGCCTGTCGTTCGCCGCCGTCGCGCTGTTCGAGGGGATCTGGGGCACCGACCCCATCCACATCGGCGGACCCCCGTGGCTCACGCAGACGACGGACGTGCTCGGCGCCCGCATCCCGAACACCTACTGGGTGCTGATGATCGCCGCGGTGCTCGTGCTCGCCGCGCTCGTGCTGTTCCTCCAGAAGACGCGCTACGGAATGATCATCCGGGCAGGCGTCGAGAACCGCTCGATGGTGACGGCGCTCGGTATCGACGTGCGGCGCTCGTTCACCCTGGTCTTCGCGATCGGCGGCGCGGCTGCGGGAATCGGCGGTGTGCTGGCGATGCACTATTCGACCTTCGTGTCGGCGCACCTCGGGCAGACGCTCCTCATCTTCGCGTTCATCGTCACCGTCGTCGGCGGCCTCGGCTCGCTCACCGGCGCGGCCGTCGCATCCGTGCTCGTCGCGGTGCTGCAGCAGTTCGCCAACTTCTACCTCGGCGGCACCGGCGACTTCATCGTCGTCATCCTGCTCGCCCTCGTGCTGCTGGTGCGCCCGACCGGACTCCTCGGGAGGAAGGCATGA
- a CDS encoding branched-chain amino acid ABC transporter permease produces the protein MAALPLLNLSLPGILPTPTYMPGTLALLSLCMVFAALALSYNLLLGSGGMLSFGHALYFGAGAYGLGIALEHFGVPLWPGVFIALVGGMVIALVTGAVSMRVSGIPFAMVTLAFAQAGSVLVRRNSQVTGGEEGLSLNTAQVPDFLIGVVNTRNLYWFTLAVLVIVYLVVLWVDTSRLGHLARATRENEQRVRVLGLSPYRVRLIVFVIAAGLASLAGVAYMLLQSGTVPRSVSADLTITVLVMVVLGGVGFRWGAIVGGVLYTLLDQRLTVLAGSDAVAGLPDVLRIPLSEPLFLLGVLFIIVVMFLPGGIAGTLDTAVRRRRGEKVRGTLRQLDDAEQAPETADAPAEVRA, from the coding sequence ATGGCGGCGCTGCCGCTGCTCAACCTCTCGCTCCCGGGCATCCTGCCCACACCGACGTACATGCCGGGAACGCTTGCGCTGCTCTCGCTGTGCATGGTGTTCGCGGCGCTCGCGCTGTCGTACAACCTGCTGCTCGGATCCGGCGGGATGCTGTCCTTCGGCCACGCCCTCTACTTCGGCGCCGGCGCGTACGGGCTGGGCATCGCCCTCGAGCACTTCGGCGTGCCGCTGTGGCCGGGCGTCTTCATCGCCCTCGTCGGCGGCATGGTGATCGCCCTCGTCACCGGCGCCGTGTCGATGCGGGTCTCGGGCATCCCGTTCGCGATGGTGACGCTGGCGTTCGCGCAGGCAGGCTCCGTGCTGGTGCGCCGCAACTCTCAGGTGACCGGCGGCGAGGAGGGGCTGAGCCTCAACACCGCGCAGGTGCCCGACTTCCTCATCGGGGTCGTGAACACGCGCAACCTGTACTGGTTCACGCTCGCCGTTCTGGTGATCGTCTACCTCGTCGTCCTGTGGGTCGACACCTCGCGCCTCGGGCACCTCGCCCGCGCGACGCGCGAGAACGAGCAGCGCGTGCGCGTGCTCGGTCTTTCGCCGTACCGCGTCCGGCTGATCGTGTTCGTGATCGCCGCCGGGCTCGCAAGCCTCGCCGGCGTGGCGTACATGCTGCTGCAGTCGGGGACCGTCCCGCGGTCCGTGTCGGCCGACCTCACGATCACCGTCCTGGTGATGGTGGTGCTGGGTGGCGTCGGGTTCCGCTGGGGTGCCATCGTGGGCGGTGTGCTCTACACGCTGCTCGATCAGCGACTCACGGTGCTCGCCGGCTCCGACGCCGTCGCCGGGCTTCCCGACGTGCTGCGGATTCCGCTGTCGGAGCCGCTCTTCCTTCTCGGAGTCCTCTTCATCATCGTGGTGATGTTCCTCCCCGGCGGTATCGCGGGCACGCTCGACACCGCCGTCCGCCGCCGCCGCGGCGAGAAGGTGCGCGGGACGCTGCGACAGCTCGACGACGCCGAGCAGGCACCCGAGACGGCCGACGCGCCGGCTGAGGTGCGCGCATGA
- a CDS encoding AMP-binding protein, whose product MTWTADPDLDDGPHTIGRWIVDRATRSPERIAIDDRGVTADYATLAARATELAEALRQAGYGPGDRVATVSGNSTDHVVAFFACAIAGIAFVPLSWRLTPRELADVLTRSAPALVLIEDEHAALAGEALRLADGMPRVAALGTTGVEASVPRAANPVPRRPVRDDDPLLVIFTSGSEAAPKGVVLTHANCFWNNLALAQALPLTQDDVVLAMLPQFHVAAWNCQPLLAWWVGATVVLERSFQPARVLQLIADRQVTAMMGVPTQYALLAGDREWRQTDASSLRLALVGGATMPASLQEAWTERGVPLTQGYGLTEAAPNVLHLPVAEAAEAPGAVGRPYPHVSVRIVDPATRLALEGEATGELWVRGPSVFAGYLGDDDATARAMSGEWLRTGDLASRDASGVYRIVDRLKDIFISGGENVAPAEVEYALCLHPLVEAAAVVGVPDAVWGERGVAFVVPAGGAALSADEVLAHARRNLAAFKVPVHVEFVDTLPRSTIEKLARSRLRDEAMLLVEPRADQEDRAGERAPVVVRERTKGESR is encoded by the coding sequence ATGACCTGGACCGCCGACCCCGATCTCGACGACGGACCGCACACCATCGGCCGGTGGATCGTCGACCGCGCGACGCGCTCGCCCGAGCGCATCGCCATCGACGACCGCGGCGTGACGGCGGACTATGCGACGCTGGCGGCCCGCGCGACGGAACTGGCCGAGGCGCTGCGGCAGGCGGGCTACGGGCCCGGCGACCGCGTGGCGACGGTGTCGGGCAACTCCACCGACCACGTCGTGGCGTTCTTCGCGTGCGCGATCGCGGGCATCGCCTTCGTGCCGCTGTCGTGGCGGCTCACGCCGCGCGAGCTCGCCGACGTGCTCACCCGGTCCGCTCCGGCTCTGGTGCTGATCGAGGACGAGCACGCAGCGCTCGCCGGCGAGGCGCTGCGTCTCGCGGACGGGATGCCGCGCGTCGCGGCGCTCGGTACCACAGGGGTGGAGGCATCCGTTCCCCGCGCAGCGAACCCTGTGCCGCGCCGGCCCGTGCGCGACGACGACCCCCTGCTCGTCATCTTCACGTCGGGCAGCGAGGCGGCGCCGAAGGGCGTCGTGCTGACGCATGCCAACTGCTTCTGGAACAATCTCGCCCTCGCGCAGGCGCTGCCGCTCACGCAGGACGACGTCGTGCTCGCGATGCTCCCGCAATTCCATGTCGCCGCGTGGAACTGCCAGCCGCTCCTGGCGTGGTGGGTCGGCGCGACCGTCGTGCTCGAGCGCTCGTTCCAGCCGGCGCGCGTGCTGCAGCTGATCGCGGACAGGCAGGTCACCGCGATGATGGGTGTGCCGACGCAGTACGCGCTGCTCGCGGGAGACCGCGAGTGGCGGCAGACGGATGCCTCATCCCTTCGCCTCGCCCTGGTCGGCGGCGCGACGATGCCGGCGTCACTGCAGGAGGCGTGGACGGAGCGGGGCGTGCCACTGACGCAGGGCTACGGGCTCACCGAGGCGGCGCCCAACGTGCTGCATCTGCCGGTCGCGGAAGCGGCCGAGGCGCCGGGCGCCGTCGGCCGGCCCTACCCGCACGTGTCGGTGCGCATCGTCGACCCGGCGACGCGGCTCGCGCTGGAGGGCGAAGCCACCGGCGAGCTGTGGGTGCGTGGTCCGAGCGTCTTCGCCGGCTACCTCGGCGACGACGACGCGACCGCCCGCGCGATGAGCGGCGAGTGGCTGCGCACCGGCGATCTCGCATCGCGCGACGCGTCCGGCGTGTACCGAATCGTCGACCGACTCAAGGACATCTTCATCTCGGGCGGCGAGAACGTCGCCCCGGCGGAGGTCGAGTACGCCCTCTGCCTGCACCCGCTGGTGGAGGCGGCCGCCGTCGTGGGCGTGCCGGACGCGGTGTGGGGCGAGCGCGGGGTCGCGTTCGTCGTGCCCGCCGGGGGAGCCGCGCTCTCGGCAGACGAAGTGCTCGCGCACGCGCGGCGCAACCTTGCGGCCTTCAAGGTCCCGGTCCATGTGGAGTTCGTCGACACGCTGCCGCGGTCGACGATCGAGAAGCTCGCACGATCCCGTCTCCGCGACGAGGCGATGCTGCTGGTCGAACCGCGCGCGGACCAGGAAGATCGTGCTGGGGAGCGCGCACCCGTAGTGGTGCGCGAGCGTACGAAGGGGGAATCCCGATGA
- a CDS encoding TetR/AcrR family transcriptional regulator — MSDELVDQEEELVSSATGRPLTKRGEATRRRLLEAAELVFAEQGYHEASIVKITERAGIGLGTFYLYFDSKQTIFEALVLDLNRRVRHSMSEAMAGASGRLEAERAGFAGFFRFTAAHPALYRVVREAEFVSPEVLRTHYTRIVEGYEAGLRAAQAAGDVDRALDPETTAWALMGMGELIGMRFLLWERDADGKPPAQLDPVVFAGMTRFIDNALAPRAGETE; from the coding sequence ATGTCCGACGAACTCGTCGACCAGGAAGAAGAGCTGGTGTCGTCCGCCACGGGCCGCCCGCTCACCAAACGGGGCGAGGCGACGAGGCGCCGCCTGCTCGAGGCGGCCGAGCTCGTGTTCGCCGAGCAGGGCTACCACGAGGCATCCATCGTCAAGATCACCGAACGAGCAGGGATCGGCCTCGGCACGTTCTACCTCTACTTCGACAGCAAGCAGACGATCTTCGAGGCACTCGTGCTCGACCTCAACCGTCGCGTGCGCCATTCGATGTCGGAGGCGATGGCCGGAGCCTCCGGTCGCCTCGAGGCGGAGCGCGCGGGGTTCGCCGGGTTCTTCCGGTTCACGGCGGCGCACCCGGCGCTGTACCGCGTCGTGCGGGAGGCCGAATTCGTCTCGCCCGAGGTGCTGCGCACGCATTACACGCGCATCGTCGAGGGCTACGAGGCCGGACTGCGCGCCGCGCAGGCGGCCGGTGACGTCGACCGGGCTCTGGACCCCGAGACGACGGCATGGGCCCTCATGGGCATGGGCGAGCTCATCGGCATGCGATTCCTGCTCTGGGAGCGCGACGCCGACGGCAAGCCGCCCGCACAGCTCGACCCGGTGGTGTTTGCCGGCATGACCCGGTTCATCGACAACGCGCTCGCGCCGCGAGCGGGAGAGACGGAGTGA